The proteins below come from a single Xylanibacillus composti genomic window:
- the fni gene encoding type 2 isopentenyl-diphosphate Delta-isomerase yields MERNLQASSAITRRKAEHIDICLQKDVAGRGIDSGWGNYRFVHKALPEIRFADISTATQFLGKPLQTPLLVSSMTGGTEEAWQLNRLLAEAAEAHGWALGLGSMRAALEHPETARTFCVRQWAPSIPILANLGAVQLNYGVSIDDCRQLVQMAEADGLVLHLNPMQEIFQPDGDTDFAGLLAKIEQLCRQLEVPVGVKEVGMGIDADTARQLADAGAAFIDTAGAGGTSWIRVEGYRSPEPVKRQAAEAFGDWGLSAADSLIQVRRALPAMTIAASGGIQNGVDAAKALALGANLSGTGRALLKAAAESEHKLDETMARFTFELKAAMFGIGAAALGELQATDRLIHRSD; encoded by the coding sequence ATGGAACGCAACCTGCAGGCCTCATCCGCCATCACCCGGCGCAAGGCCGAGCACATTGATATTTGCCTGCAAAAGGATGTGGCCGGGCGCGGCATTGACAGCGGGTGGGGGAATTATCGTTTCGTACACAAAGCACTGCCGGAGATTCGCTTTGCAGACATATCTACTGCCACCCAATTTCTAGGCAAGCCACTCCAGACCCCGCTGCTGGTCAGCTCGATGACCGGCGGCACAGAGGAAGCCTGGCAGTTGAACCGTCTGCTCGCTGAAGCCGCCGAGGCTCACGGGTGGGCGCTCGGTCTTGGCTCGATGCGTGCAGCGCTGGAGCATCCGGAAACAGCCCGCACGTTTTGTGTTCGTCAGTGGGCGCCTTCGATCCCAATCCTCGCGAATTTGGGCGCCGTCCAATTGAATTATGGCGTATCCATTGACGACTGCAGGCAGCTTGTCCAAATGGCCGAAGCAGATGGTCTGGTCCTGCATCTCAATCCGATGCAGGAAATTTTCCAGCCGGACGGGGATACAGATTTCGCAGGACTGCTCGCCAAGATCGAACAGCTATGCAGGCAGCTTGAAGTACCGGTAGGCGTCAAGGAAGTAGGGATGGGGATAGATGCCGATACCGCCCGACAATTGGCTGACGCCGGTGCTGCTTTTATCGATACGGCTGGTGCCGGAGGCACCTCTTGGATTCGAGTGGAAGGCTATCGCTCACCTGAACCGGTCAAGCGGCAGGCAGCCGAAGCATTCGGCGATTGGGGCCTTTCCGCTGCGGATAGCCTCATTCAAGTTCGCCGGGCCCTACCCGCTATGACGATTGCGGCCAGCGGCGGCATTCAGAATGGCGTCGATGCGGCCAAGGCGTTGGCTTTAGGCGCAAACCTGTCAGGCACTGGCCGCGCCTTGCTCAAGGCGGCCGCCGAATCGGAACACAAGCTGGATGAGACTATGGCCCGCTTCACCTTCGAGCTTAAAGCAGCCATGTTCGGAATCGGGGCCGCTGCACTTGGCGAGCTGCAAGCCACCGATCGGCTTATCCATCGCTCCGATTAG
- a CDS encoding peptidoglycan D,D-transpeptidase FtsI family protein: protein MQPKRIFWTLLIFAMVMTTWLGRLAWIQLAAPVDWTHAAVRQREQSIVLHDGRGDFADRYGEPLTGQVIHAAAVFPVRDASRSDELDRFEVLAEILGEPATVRGDVPFLWQRSGDVTPVAMTEEQRMLVEQAQLVGVQIVPYSLRYAAPFPAAHVIGFISQHPQMLETLYADELRKGTVRPDQKIGASGLERTLEPIIRGRTSEEIAVHVNGNGELLKGLGVRMQASANPYYPLKVTTTLDRGQQLAVERVMDESGHTHSSAVVVLDAKDGDIRVMASRPSYHPLQVNPAGEDWRNRAIAAETPGSIMKLAVAAAVWEHGTLPDSHLFECNGHFGAYGLSCWKTGGHGKLTLEEAIAHSCNVALAQAMLSLTPQQFEETAAKLGLGQQVGPVWERGSGESLRLLDHEQAGLLYAAPHLAEDEGARVQTAIGQRDARMSPLQAAVMLQPILHDGKLLAPQLIKDIRYANGTTAYRIKEESPVRDALSRQTARQLRKALEKAVNEGTGRALADMRWPAAGKSGTAQTGAHKEKEHHWFAGYVPVEQPRYIIAAVVYDQPPGSVHQGVRLFRKVAEALMSADEQGANRSDG from the coding sequence ATGCAGCCGAAGAGAATATTTTGGACGTTGCTGATTTTTGCGATGGTGATGACGACTTGGCTCGGCCGACTAGCATGGATCCAGCTTGCAGCGCCGGTCGATTGGACCCATGCTGCTGTTCGCCAGCGTGAGCAATCCATCGTCCTGCATGATGGCCGAGGGGATTTCGCGGATCGTTACGGGGAACCGCTGACCGGGCAGGTCATTCACGCCGCAGCCGTGTTTCCAGTTAGGGATGCAAGCCGTTCGGACGAGCTGGATCGATTTGAGGTGCTGGCCGAGATTCTGGGCGAGCCGGCAACGGTGAGGGGGGATGTCCCTTTCTTGTGGCAGAGGTCCGGCGATGTAACGCCTGTCGCCATGACTGAGGAGCAGCGCATGCTTGTCGAACAAGCCCAACTGGTCGGGGTCCAAATCGTCCCTTACTCTTTACGCTATGCGGCTCCGTTCCCTGCAGCACATGTCATCGGATTTATCAGCCAGCATCCGCAGATGCTGGAGACCCTTTATGCGGATGAGCTCCGCAAGGGAACCGTACGGCCGGATCAGAAGATCGGCGCTTCCGGCTTGGAGCGCACGCTGGAACCCATTATTCGCGGACGCACTTCGGAGGAAATTGCTGTTCACGTGAACGGAAACGGCGAGCTGCTGAAAGGACTGGGGGTTCGCATGCAAGCGAGCGCCAATCCGTACTATCCGTTGAAAGTGACTACGACCTTGGATCGCGGCCAGCAGCTGGCTGTCGAGCGGGTGATGGATGAGAGCGGTCATACACATAGCAGCGCAGTCGTAGTGCTGGATGCGAAAGATGGAGATATTCGGGTGATGGCAAGCAGACCCTCCTATCATCCGCTGCAGGTCAATCCCGCGGGCGAGGATTGGCGCAACCGGGCGATTGCCGCGGAAACTCCCGGTTCGATCATGAAGCTCGCTGTAGCTGCCGCCGTCTGGGAGCATGGGACGCTTCCAGACAGCCACCTGTTCGAATGCAACGGTCACTTTGGCGCGTATGGCTTGTCCTGTTGGAAGACTGGGGGGCACGGCAAGCTGACGCTGGAGGAAGCGATTGCGCATTCGTGCAATGTAGCGCTTGCCCAGGCCATGCTGTCCCTGACGCCGCAGCAATTTGAAGAAACCGCAGCGAAGCTCGGTCTGGGTCAGCAGGTCGGTCCTGTATGGGAGCGCGGTTCGGGGGAATCGCTGCGCTTGCTCGATCATGAGCAGGCAGGATTGCTGTATGCGGCGCCCCATCTTGCCGAAGATGAAGGAGCAAGGGTGCAGACAGCAATCGGCCAACGGGATGCGCGCATGTCGCCGCTGCAGGCTGCTGTCATGCTGCAGCCCATCCTGCACGATGGCAAGCTGCTCGCACCGCAGCTTATAAAAGATATCCGGTATGCGAATGGCACTACCGCATATCGGATCAAAGAGGAGAGTCCGGTTCGGGATGCATTGAGCAGGCAAACGGCCCGACAGCTGAGGAAGGCGCTGGAGAAAGCGGTGAATGAGGGGACCGGACGGGCGCTGGCGGATATGCGCTGGCCGGCTGCCGGCAAGAGCGGAACCGCTCAGACAGGCGCGCATAAAGAGAAGGAGCACCATTGGTTTGCCGGCTATGTACCAGTGGAGCAGCCGCGCTATATTATTGCCGCAGTTGTATACGATCAGCCGCCGGGCTCTGTCCATCAAGGGGTTCGCCTCTTTCGGAAGGTAGCGGAAGCGCTGATGTCTGCCGATGAGCAGGGCGCTAATCGGAGCGATGGATAA
- a CDS encoding methyl-accepting chemotaxis protein produces the protein MKLWKQLTQRIASVSRPDKKALPSSSNPHQTERERKSKPIHNAPKGKRTFSLNPARSVGAKLFILFFVSTIILVSISGFSSYLMSKDTITDQVSEFSRQAIVQAKEKMDLVLGKYTELSLQFLTDAEIQTTISNIHRGTDDNFAMYEMKSSLDNKLNGMTMSNNELHSIFYFDTNGNTISSGGSVTAANAGGIAEKEWFQHALETGDVIWLNTMVGGVMGNSQEATFGLARLIRTTSTNTDTGVLMIEIKASAFRQHLANLQLGDSGVKYIMNENNELIYSENQELIGTVLEDIELAREDGEVVTRPYSYENHGNLIIHDKFRAANNDWFLVGSVPIAELTEDANRILMATTFIIGAAVLVAVGVGYIMVRLIARPLVSLRNLMNEGEQGNLSVRTSIRSKDEIGQLGESFNRMMEQISLLVKQTNQSALDVLETATELSNVSKQTAISSREISMATEQIASGASTLAMEAEKGNGITIELGEQMGRVVEANMEMGKAAHNVRGVSEQGTGTMTELIGKTEQTERMTRSMVEKVDKLKESTDSIRKILDMLNAIAKQTNILSLNATIEAARAGTAGKGFMVVADEIRKLADQSRQSIDVVGQITDTIQAEIGETVDVLSDAYPIFQEQIASVKDTDKLFSTVKVEMESFISKLDDVTQSLQTLESSQMTLSEAMSSVSAVSQESSATSEQVASLSNQQLSSSEGLVQMAEKLENLSKSLQQTLQRFQIEG, from the coding sequence ATGAAGCTATGGAAACAGTTGACACAACGGATCGCATCTGTTTCAAGGCCAGATAAGAAAGCGTTACCATCAAGCAGCAATCCGCATCAGACAGAAAGAGAACGCAAGAGCAAGCCTATACATAATGCGCCTAAGGGCAAGCGCACCTTTTCATTGAACCCGGCACGTTCCGTAGGTGCCAAGCTATTCATACTCTTTTTTGTCAGCACGATTATCCTGGTGTCGATCTCCGGATTTTCCTCCTATCTGATGTCCAAGGATACCATTACGGACCAGGTTTCTGAATTTTCGCGGCAAGCGATTGTACAGGCGAAGGAAAAGATGGATTTGGTGCTGGGCAAATACACTGAACTTTCCTTGCAATTTCTGACGGATGCTGAAATTCAGACAACGATATCGAACATTCACAGGGGTACGGATGACAATTTTGCCATGTATGAGATGAAGTCCTCGTTGGATAACAAGCTGAATGGCATGACGATGTCCAATAACGAGCTGCATTCTATCTTTTACTTTGATACGAACGGCAACACGATCTCATCCGGCGGCAGCGTAACGGCAGCCAATGCAGGCGGCATCGCAGAGAAAGAGTGGTTCCAGCACGCGTTGGAAACCGGAGATGTGATCTGGTTGAACACGATGGTTGGCGGTGTAATGGGGAACAGCCAGGAAGCGACATTCGGACTGGCGCGGCTGATTCGCACCACTTCCACCAATACGGACACCGGCGTTCTGATGATCGAGATTAAAGCTTCTGCGTTCAGACAGCATTTGGCCAATCTGCAGCTGGGCGACAGCGGAGTCAAGTACATCATGAACGAGAATAACGAGCTTATATATAGTGAGAATCAAGAATTGATAGGCACTGTGCTCGAGGATATTGAGCTGGCTCGGGAAGACGGAGAGGTGGTTACACGTCCGTATTCCTATGAGAATCACGGCAACCTGATTATCCATGACAAATTTCGAGCAGCCAACAATGACTGGTTCTTGGTCGGATCTGTACCGATTGCGGAATTGACGGAGGACGCCAACAGAATCTTGATGGCGACGACGTTCATCATTGGCGCCGCGGTTCTTGTTGCAGTCGGCGTCGGATACATTATGGTGCGGCTAATTGCGCGTCCGCTTGTCAGCTTGCGGAACTTGATGAATGAGGGCGAGCAGGGCAATCTGTCTGTACGCACCTCCATCCGCAGCAAGGACGAAATCGGCCAGTTGGGCGAAAGCTTCAACCGCATGATGGAACAGATTTCCTTGCTTGTGAAGCAGACAAATCAGTCTGCTCTTGACGTGCTGGAGACGGCGACGGAGCTGTCTAATGTATCCAAGCAAACGGCCATTTCCTCCAGGGAGATTTCCATGGCGACGGAGCAGATTGCCTCTGGCGCTTCCACGCTCGCGATGGAAGCGGAGAAGGGGAACGGCATCACGATTGAGCTAGGCGAACAAATGGGCCGGGTCGTCGAAGCGAATATGGAGATGGGCAAGGCAGCCCATAACGTCAGAGGCGTCAGCGAGCAAGGAACTGGCACGATGACAGAGCTGATCGGCAAGACGGAGCAAACCGAGCGAATGACCCGATCGATGGTAGAAAAGGTAGACAAGCTGAAGGAAAGCACCGACTCCATTCGGAAAATTTTGGACATGCTGAATGCCATAGCGAAGCAGACGAACATCTTGTCCTTGAATGCGACCATCGAGGCTGCAAGAGCAGGTACGGCGGGCAAAGGCTTTATGGTTGTTGCAGATGAAATTCGCAAGCTTGCCGATCAATCCAGACAATCGATCGACGTTGTCGGCCAAATCACGGATACGATCCAGGCTGAAATTGGAGAGACCGTTGACGTGCTGTCCGATGCCTATCCGATCTTCCAGGAGCAAATCGCTTCGGTCAAGGACACGGACAAGCTCTTTAGTACGGTGAAGGTGGAAATGGAATCTTTCATCAGCAAGCTGGATGACGTAACCCAATCGCTGCAAACGCTAGAATCGTCGCAGATGACCTTGTCGGAAGCGATGTCCAGTGTAAGCGCTGTTTCTCAGGAATCTTCGGCCACTTCCGAGCAGGTTGCCTCTCTTTCCAATCAGCAGCTAAGCTCCAGCGAAGGCTTGGTTCAGATGGCAGAGAAGCTGGAAAACCTGTCGAAGTCACTGCAGCAAACATTGCAGCGGTTCCAGATTGAGGGTTAA